A single window of Candidatus Binatia bacterium DNA harbors:
- a CDS encoding ABC transporter ATP-binding protein — translation MSPLVVLDRVTKTYGSGSAAVHALSEVSINVPEGEFVSIMGPSGCGKSTVLNLIAGLDDPTSGRVLVAGQDLAELSERQRSDLRLRTIGFVFQSFNLLPRLTVERNVAWRLERLGLRGRAVRERTAASLEQVGVPSSAWQRYPAELSGGEQQRVATARALATEPRILLADEPTGNLDSANGRMILDLLRRLNVQRRMSVVLVTHDAFAATYGQRTIEMQDGRVLRDIGPLTDDAEPLDDGFAVLPTVRS, via the coding sequence GTGAGCCCGCTCGTGGTTCTCGACCGCGTCACCAAGACCTACGGCAGCGGATCGGCCGCGGTGCACGCGCTTTCGGAGGTGAGCATCAACGTCCCGGAAGGCGAGTTCGTCTCGATCATGGGGCCGAGCGGTTGCGGCAAGAGCACCGTGCTCAACCTGATCGCGGGCCTCGACGACCCGACGAGCGGCCGCGTGCTGGTCGCCGGCCAGGACCTTGCGGAGCTCTCCGAGCGCCAGCGCAGCGATCTGCGCCTGCGCACGATCGGCTTCGTCTTCCAGAGCTTCAACCTGCTGCCGCGCTTGACGGTGGAGCGCAACGTCGCCTGGCGGCTCGAGCGCCTCGGGCTGCGCGGGCGCGCGGTGCGCGAGCGCACGGCGGCGAGCCTCGAGCAGGTCGGCGTGCCGTCCTCGGCGTGGCAGCGCTACCCCGCGGAGCTGTCGGGCGGCGAGCAGCAGCGCGTCGCGACCGCGCGCGCGCTCGCGACCGAGCCGCGCATCCTGCTCGCCGACGAGCCGACGGGAAACCTCGACTCCGCGAACGGGCGCATGATCCTCGACCTGCTGCGTCGCCTGAACGTGCAACGTCGGATGTCGGTCGTGCTGGTCACGCACGACGCCTTCGCCGCGACCTACGGGCAGCGCACGATCGAGATGCAGGACGGTCGCGTGCTGCGCGACATCGGGCCGCTCACCGACGACGCGGAGCCGCTCGACGACGGCTTCGCGGTCCTGCCGACGGTGCGGTCGTGA
- a CDS encoding response regulator → MESKDESSRARGHTLPTPLVLLIEDEDSVREAIAAVLDTEGYRVRTARHGREALEMLRGGLRPCMIILDLMMPVMDGWQFRAEQLRDPELLKIPTVVYSAVGNIDEAIEHLNVAGGFEKGDFTEMLHFVAQFCPRR, encoded by the coding sequence ATGGAGTCGAAGGACGAAAGCTCGCGCGCGCGGGGGCACACGCTTCCGACGCCGCTCGTCCTCCTCATCGAGGACGAGGACAGCGTGCGCGAGGCGATCGCGGCGGTTCTCGACACCGAGGGCTACCGCGTGCGCACCGCCCGGCACGGCCGTGAGGCCCTCGAGATGCTGCGCGGCGGGTTGCGTCCGTGCATGATCATCCTCGACCTCATGATGCCGGTCATGGACGGCTGGCAGTTCCGCGCCGAGCAGCTCCGCGACCCCGAGCTGCTCAAGATCCCGACCGTGGTCTACTCGGCGGTCGGGAACATCGACGAGGCGATCGAGCACCTCAACGTCGCCGGCGGCTTCGAGAAGGGCGACTTCACGGAGATGCTGCACTTCGTTGCGCAATTCTGCCCGCGACGCTGA
- a CDS encoding response regulator, with translation MSMHGAKPKEPVLVVEDTPDSREVLGMLLESEGYRVAYAVDGQDALEQLEAGLRPCLIVLDVAMPRMNGIEFRRVQASDERFRDIPVILYSAVHEITWLYPTLDVPLVHKPIDVDHVLQMVEKSCLRPDATPPA, from the coding sequence ATGTCGATGCACGGAGCGAAGCCGAAAGAGCCGGTCCTCGTCGTGGAGGATACGCCCGACAGCCGGGAGGTCCTCGGCATGCTGCTCGAGAGCGAGGGCTATCGGGTGGCGTACGCGGTGGATGGGCAGGACGCGCTCGAGCAGCTCGAAGCCGGTCTGCGGCCCTGCCTCATCGTGCTCGACGTCGCCATGCCGCGCATGAACGGGATCGAGTTCCGCCGCGTGCAGGCGAGCGACGAGCGCTTCCGCGACATCCCGGTGATCCTCTACTCGGCCGTGCACGAGATCACGTGGCTCTACCCGACGCTCGACGTGCCGCTGGTCCACAAGCCGATCGACGTCGACCACGTCCTGCAGATGGTCGAGAAGAGCTGCCTGCGCCCCGACGCGACCCCGCCCGCCTGA
- a CDS encoding alpha/beta fold hydrolase, producing the protein MSSETTRETRKIDLGTHAVRVHESGSGPRTLFCLHDFLEEPDGWSPLAERLAGGTRVVALQQRGHGFSTAPPGSYTLGDLAADVLKVLDALAVERATLVGQGFGATVALAAALEAPGRVAGLCLIAPLVALDDKAARDWAQVVRAGEVNKLQGLARSVWGPMSRRNADGDGIALTEIARVVHRLHTEPLAPRLGEIRCPTLIVAAYGDESGVARARDVAGRIEGARLELLQQRSPAAGGVDAEALAKLLDAQLAGGR; encoded by the coding sequence GTGAGCAGCGAGACGACGCGCGAGACGCGAAAGATCGACCTCGGGACGCACGCGGTGCGCGTGCACGAATCGGGCTCGGGCCCGCGCACGTTGTTCTGCCTGCACGACTTTCTCGAGGAACCCGACGGCTGGAGCCCGCTTGCCGAGCGGCTTGCAGGCGGGACGCGGGTGGTGGCGCTGCAGCAGCGCGGCCACGGCTTCTCGACCGCACCGCCGGGCAGCTACACGCTGGGTGACCTCGCGGCCGACGTGCTGAAGGTGCTCGACGCGCTCGCCGTCGAGCGCGCGACGCTGGTCGGGCAGGGATTCGGTGCGACGGTCGCCCTCGCGGCGGCGCTGGAGGCGCCGGGCCGCGTCGCCGGGCTGTGCTTGATCGCCCCGCTGGTCGCGCTCGACGACAAGGCGGCGCGCGACTGGGCGCAGGTCGTGCGCGCCGGTGAGGTCAACAAGCTGCAGGGACTCGCCCGCTCGGTGTGGGGTCCGATGTCGCGCCGCAACGCGGACGGCGACGGCATCGCGCTCACCGAGATCGCGCGCGTCGTGCACCGGCTGCACACGGAGCCGCTCGCGCCGCGTCTCGGCGAGATCCGCTGTCCGACGCTGATCGTCGCTGCCTACGGCGACGAGAGCGGCGTGGCGCGTGCGCGCGACGTCGCCGGTCGGATCGAGGGGGCGCGGCTCGAGCTGCTGCAGCAACGATCGCCCGCCGCGGGCGGCGTCGACGCCGAGGCGCTGGCGAAATTGCTCGACGCGCAGCTCGCGGGCGGACGATAG
- a CDS encoding outer membrane lipoprotein-sorting protein yields the protein MLLAAVLLASQPPQQLAAEPGPATDERSTVTEVLDAARAVHARVSDKTSRVTMRIHDPSGEVRIRTLRGYEKTTPNGRKLLWIFESPAEVAGTGFLAWQKRPEPDEMWVYFPGQRRVRRVSPELRREQFQGSTFTYEDLTTVFYLDYDGTHTLRGVEPCGERRCFVVETELAGDAFAYRTLRTWIRADDHLPQRIELTGEGVRKVMTLVRAGEVEGVATALEIEMATPDDGWRTVVEYSEVDYDSGLPDELFTVGALSQKGK from the coding sequence GTGCTGCTCGCCGCGGTGCTGCTCGCGAGCCAGCCGCCGCAGCAGCTCGCCGCCGAGCCCGGCCCCGCCACGGACGAGCGCAGCACGGTCACCGAGGTGCTCGACGCCGCGCGCGCCGTGCACGCGCGGGTGTCCGACAAGACCTCGCGCGTCACAATGCGGATCCACGACCCGTCGGGCGAGGTGCGCATCCGCACGCTGCGCGGCTACGAGAAGACGACGCCGAACGGACGGAAGCTGCTCTGGATCTTCGAGTCGCCGGCCGAGGTCGCGGGCACCGGATTTCTTGCTTGGCAGAAGCGACCCGAGCCCGACGAGATGTGGGTCTACTTCCCCGGGCAGCGGCGCGTTCGACGCGTGTCACCCGAGCTCCGCCGCGAGCAGTTTCAGGGCAGCACGTTCACCTACGAGGACCTGACCACGGTGTTCTACCTCGACTACGACGGCACCCACACGCTGCGCGGCGTCGAGCCGTGCGGCGAGCGACGCTGCTTCGTGGTCGAGACCGAGCTCGCCGGCGACGCCTTCGCGTACCGCACGCTGCGCACCTGGATCCGCGCCGACGACCACCTGCCGCAGCGCATCGAGCTCACCGGCGAGGGCGTGCGCAAGGTGATGACGCTCGTGCGCGCCGGCGAGGTCGAGGGGGTCGCGACGGCGCTCGAGATCGAGATGGCGACCCCGGACGACGGCTGGCGGACGGTGGTCGAGTACTCCGAGGTCGACTACGACAGCGGGCTTCCGGACGAGCTGTTCACGGTCGGCGCGCTGAGCCAGAAGGGGAAGTAG
- a CDS encoding PadR family transcriptional regulator, whose protein sequence is MFRFIVLGLLRHGGAYHGYALMKAYRSRTGVQMSTGTFYRELQHLVADGLVRLVARAPDVDARRTPYEITPAGCEEFDRWLVRPPLVALGGDDEITARTMFLPQAAPDVARRMIDAWKEELWLLSKKIERGRQLEIQRCAAEGTPFSILTLLLARRLKHLAGDMEYLDELQAALTELERTGQAAQPAPAPVAEPERTDEKRARVTDDKRARVRLSAATRRRSAHP, encoded by the coding sequence ATGTTCCGGTTCATCGTACTCGGGCTCCTGCGGCACGGCGGCGCGTATCATGGCTACGCGCTCATGAAGGCCTACCGCAGCCGCACCGGGGTCCAGATGAGCACCGGGACGTTCTACCGCGAGCTGCAGCACCTCGTCGCCGACGGCCTCGTTCGCCTGGTCGCGCGCGCGCCGGACGTCGACGCCCGCCGGACGCCGTACGAGATCACGCCCGCGGGCTGCGAGGAGTTCGACCGCTGGCTCGTCCGCCCGCCGCTCGTCGCGCTCGGCGGCGACGACGAGATCACGGCCCGCACGATGTTCCTGCCGCAGGCCGCTCCCGACGTCGCGCGGCGGATGATCGACGCCTGGAAGGAAGAGCTCTGGCTGCTCAGCAAGAAGATCGAGCGCGGGCGCCAGCTCGAGATCCAGCGCTGCGCGGCCGAGGGCACTCCTTTTTCGATCTTGACGCTGCTGCTCGCGCGGCGGCTCAAGCACCTCGCCGGCGACATGGAGTACCTCGACGAGCTGCAGGCGGCGCTGACCGAGCTCGAGCGCACGGGTCAGGCCGCGCAGCCGGCGCCGGCGCCCGTCGCGGAGCCCGAGAGGACGGACGAGAAGCGTGCCCGCGTGACGGACGACAAGCGCGCTCGCGTGCGGCTCAGCGCCGCCACGCGCCGCCGCTCCGCGCACCCGTAG
- a CDS encoding alpha/beta family hydrolase: MSSPLEPVLVDEPLRERGALSRVLLVLWHGAGGDVTERSLVALTEAARAAGALVVRARFPYRVAGKRAPDRMPTLLTSAREAVETARAHPLAGGRRLVLGGRSMGGRVASLLVADGLPADALVFLSYPLHPAGKPEKRRDEHLPRVACPMLFVQGDRDTLCDLDLLRGVLARLGERAELAVFPGADHGMRRAKPEEIAARVLEFLTRVLPAGGGRSRSRG, encoded by the coding sequence ATGAGCTCGCCCCTCGAGCCGGTCCTGGTCGACGAGCCGCTCCGCGAGCGCGGCGCGCTGTCGCGGGTGCTGCTCGTGCTCTGGCACGGCGCGGGCGGCGACGTCACCGAGCGCTCGCTGGTCGCGCTCACGGAGGCCGCGCGCGCGGCGGGCGCGCTGGTCGTGCGGGCGCGCTTCCCCTACCGCGTCGCCGGAAAGCGGGCGCCGGATCGCATGCCGACGCTGCTCACCTCCGCACGCGAAGCGGTCGAGACGGCGCGAGCGCATCCGCTCGCCGGCGGTCGCCGGCTCGTGCTCGGCGGCCGCTCGATGGGCGGTCGCGTCGCCTCGCTGCTGGTCGCCGACGGCCTGCCGGCCGACGCGCTGGTCTTCCTGTCCTACCCGCTGCACCCGGCCGGCAAGCCCGAGAAGCGGCGCGACGAGCACCTGCCGCGCGTCGCCTGCCCGATGCTCTTCGTGCAGGGCGATCGCGACACGCTCTGCGACCTCGATCTGCTGCGCGGCGTGCTCGCGCGGCTCGGCGAGCGCGCCGAGCTCGCCGTGTTCCCCGGCGCCGACCACGGCATGCGCCGGGCGAAGCCGGAGGAGATCGCAGCGAGGGTGCTCGAGTTCCTGACCCGGGTCCTGCCCGCCGGTGGCGGCCGGTCACGGTCGCGGGGCTGA
- a CDS encoding ABC transporter permease — protein MLQSLRLAWHQIRPQLRQLAVAVVVIALSVALASSMLLANHALSESFERSLDALAGKADLQITAASGGSFDESMIDLVRDVPSIGTAAPLLVGSAFVRGEGRAGVRVIGVDMLDDPSVRLYDFRGRSSVGIEDPLVFLSQPDSAIVPRAFFERQELRLGDRLQLQTSGGARDVVVRGLLADTGVGRAFAGQMVVMDLEFAQRLLDEEGKITQIDVALDADADLDAVEAALKARVPSFLDVHRLDERKADVRRAVAGFQLVMNAVAACALLLALVITSNRLATVYEARTWEMGVMRALGTSPRVLLRDLLVEALLLSSLGVVIGIPLGWLLAQVIVAPVADAMALNFKQVIDAPWVPLRLGPAATAAIAGLGAGVVAGMLPAWRVTRTSIVEVLRKGRLRAPRAERRAKVIARWLAPAAALACLALQLATGDGRLGALVIVSFAVAGALLIQPGLRAIDRPLHALLGGAVAIGVHDQSIVPSRAVAAGGVLLGGIAAVVWMGNTSRSFETFVVDELMATRSGDLVVDSAYNESAVGAGETKLAADVMARIAEVPGVAAVGAITYDLVERSGVGILAVDAARMQDARFGTWRIEQPIADDALRRVADGEAVFGTAQLLTSQKLRVGDPVSIVTPTGTLERPLAGVVNASFLAQNGDVVMSRALYERWWRRTGVNEVQVVLADDAASESVAREIRARLGDAYQLRVRSTEQVANWFADSVRQGFAVNDVMILITLVVVLFGSGDALAANVAERAKEIGTLRALGLSSGSITGMVLGQALAIGLVGAALGVAAGWAMSFGFVEGVVRLALGWNVVFDPTYTTALVAALLGIAACLLGAAVPAVRAGRMSAATLLRYE, from the coding sequence ATGCTGCAGAGCCTGCGTCTCGCCTGGCACCAGATCCGCCCGCAGCTGCGACAGCTCGCGGTCGCGGTCGTGGTGATCGCGCTCAGCGTCGCGCTCGCGAGCTCGATGCTGCTCGCGAACCACGCTCTCTCCGAGAGCTTCGAGCGCTCGCTCGACGCGCTCGCCGGCAAGGCCGACCTGCAGATCACGGCGGCGAGCGGCGGCTCGTTCGACGAGTCGATGATCGACCTCGTGCGCGACGTGCCGTCGATCGGCACCGCCGCGCCGCTGCTCGTCGGCAGCGCGTTCGTGCGCGGCGAAGGCCGCGCCGGCGTGCGGGTCATCGGCGTCGACATGCTGGATGATCCGTCGGTGCGGCTCTACGACTTCCGCGGCCGCAGCAGCGTCGGCATCGAGGATCCGCTCGTCTTCCTGAGCCAGCCGGACTCGGCGATCGTGCCGCGCGCGTTCTTCGAGCGCCAGGAGCTGCGCCTGGGCGATCGGCTGCAGCTGCAGACGAGCGGCGGCGCGCGCGACGTGGTGGTGCGCGGTCTGCTCGCCGACACGGGCGTCGGGCGCGCGTTCGCGGGCCAGATGGTGGTCATGGACCTCGAGTTCGCACAGCGCCTGCTCGACGAGGAAGGCAAGATCACGCAGATCGACGTCGCGCTCGACGCGGACGCCGATCTCGACGCGGTCGAGGCGGCGCTGAAGGCGCGCGTGCCTTCGTTCCTCGACGTGCACCGTCTCGACGAGCGCAAGGCGGACGTGCGCCGCGCGGTCGCGGGCTTCCAGCTCGTGATGAACGCGGTCGCTGCTTGCGCGCTGCTGCTCGCGCTGGTCATCACCTCGAACCGGCTCGCGACGGTCTACGAGGCGCGCACCTGGGAGATGGGGGTGATGCGCGCGCTCGGGACGTCACCGCGGGTGCTGTTGCGCGACCTGCTGGTCGAGGCGCTGCTGCTGTCGTCGCTCGGCGTCGTGATCGGCATCCCGCTCGGCTGGCTCCTCGCCCAGGTGATCGTCGCGCCGGTCGCCGACGCGATGGCGCTCAACTTCAAGCAGGTGATCGACGCGCCGTGGGTGCCGCTGCGGCTCGGTCCGGCGGCGACGGCGGCGATCGCCGGGCTCGGCGCGGGTGTCGTCGCGGGCATGCTGCCGGCGTGGCGCGTGACGCGCACGAGCATCGTCGAGGTGCTGCGCAAGGGCCGTCTGCGGGCGCCGCGCGCCGAGCGCCGCGCCAAGGTGATCGCCCGCTGGCTCGCACCCGCGGCCGCGCTCGCGTGCCTCGCGCTGCAGCTCGCGACCGGCGACGGGCGTCTCGGCGCGCTCGTGATCGTGTCGTTCGCGGTCGCCGGCGCGCTGCTGATCCAGCCCGGGCTGCGCGCGATCGACCGTCCGCTGCACGCGCTCCTCGGCGGCGCGGTCGCGATCGGCGTGCACGACCAGAGCATCGTTCCGAGCCGCGCGGTCGCCGCGGGCGGCGTGCTGCTCGGCGGCATCGCGGCGGTCGTCTGGATGGGCAACACGAGCCGCAGCTTCGAGACCTTCGTGGTCGACGAGCTCATGGCGACGCGCAGCGGCGACCTGGTGGTGGACTCGGCGTACAACGAGAGCGCGGTCGGCGCCGGCGAGACCAAGCTCGCGGCCGACGTGATGGCGAGGATCGCCGAGGTGCCGGGCGTCGCCGCGGTGGGCGCGATCACCTACGACCTCGTCGAGCGCTCGGGCGTCGGCATCCTCGCGGTCGATGCGGCGCGCATGCAGGACGCGCGCTTCGGCACCTGGCGCATCGAGCAGCCGATCGCCGACGACGCGCTCCGGCGCGTCGCAGACGGCGAGGCGGTGTTCGGCACGGCGCAGCTCCTCACGAGCCAGAAGCTCCGGGTCGGCGACCCGGTGTCGATCGTGACGCCGACCGGCACGCTCGAGCGCCCGCTCGCAGGCGTGGTCAACGCGTCCTTCCTCGCGCAGAACGGCGACGTGGTGATGAGCCGCGCGCTCTACGAGCGCTGGTGGCGGCGCACGGGCGTCAACGAGGTGCAGGTCGTCCTCGCGGACGACGCGGCGTCGGAGAGCGTCGCGCGCGAGATCCGCGCACGCCTCGGCGACGCCTACCAGCTCCGCGTGCGCAGCACCGAGCAGGTCGCGAACTGGTTCGCCGACAGCGTCCGGCAGGGGTTCGCGGTCAACGACGTGATGATCCTGATCACGCTCGTCGTGGTCCTCTTCGGCAGCGGCGACGCGCTCGCCGCCAACGTCGCCGAGCGCGCGAAGGAGATCGGCACGCTGCGCGCGCTCGGGCTCTCGAGCGGATCGATCACCGGGATGGTGCTCGGGCAGGCGCTCGCGATCGGGCTCGTCGGCGCCGCGCTCGGCGTCGCCGCCGGCTGGGCGATGAGCTTCGGCTTCGTGGAAGGCGTGGTGCGGCTCGCGCTCGGCTGGAACGTCGTCTTCGACCCGACGTACACGACGGCGCTGGTCGCGGCGCTGCTCGGCATCGCCGCGTGCCTGCTGGGCGCGGCGGTGCCCGCGGTGCGCGCCGGGCGGATGTCGGCCGCGACGCTGCTGCGCTACGAGTGA
- a CDS encoding response regulator — MARSIPKKILIVDDSPDLCEVMAALFELHGYSSVCANDGGAALKLLHDGLRPALILLDWMMPEVDGAAFRRAQLADPELADIPVIVVSAAPVEALREGAPLVPSIVRKPVDVDLLFSLVAAHVR, encoded by the coding sequence ATGGCCCGATCCATCCCCAAGAAGATCCTGATCGTCGACGACAGCCCCGACCTCTGCGAGGTGATGGCGGCGCTGTTCGAGCTGCACGGCTACTCGAGCGTGTGCGCGAACGACGGCGGCGCGGCGCTGAAGCTGCTCCACGACGGCCTGCGCCCGGCGCTCATCCTGCTCGACTGGATGATGCCCGAGGTCGACGGCGCGGCGTTTCGTCGCGCCCAGCTCGCCGACCCGGAGCTCGCGGACATCCCGGTGATCGTCGTATCGGCCGCGCCGGTCGAAGCGCTCCGCGAGGGCGCGCCGCTCGTGCCGTCGATCGTGCGCAAGCCGGTGGACGTCGATCTGCTGTTCTCGCTGGTCGCGGCGCACGTTCGCTGA
- a CDS encoding SDR family NAD(P)-dependent oxidoreductase, whose amino-acid sequence MAVDEAPVCLVTGVGPGTGAALCRRFARESYRVAMLARSAQRLAELERQIPGTKAFPTDVTDVAALRATLARVRAELGPVRVLLHNAGNASFGDLLHVTVEQLEEAFRINTSALLVCGQELAPDMIAAGGGAIVVTGATASLRGGVAFAAFAPAKAAQRALAQSMARLLGPQGVHVAYVIVDGVIDMPTTRALLPDRPQETFLSPDAIAEVYWQLVQQDRSAWTFELDLRPFCEKW is encoded by the coding sequence ATGGCCGTCGATGAAGCCCCCGTCTGCCTCGTGACCGGCGTCGGACCGGGAACCGGCGCCGCCCTGTGCCGCCGCTTCGCGCGCGAGAGCTACCGCGTCGCGATGCTCGCGCGCTCGGCGCAGCGGCTCGCCGAGCTCGAGCGCCAGATCCCGGGGACGAAGGCGTTTCCGACCGACGTCACCGACGTCGCCGCGCTGCGCGCCACGCTGGCGCGGGTACGCGCCGAGCTCGGTCCCGTGCGCGTGCTGCTGCACAACGCCGGCAACGCGAGCTTCGGCGACCTGCTGCACGTCACCGTCGAGCAGCTCGAGGAAGCGTTCCGGATCAACACGAGCGCGCTCCTCGTCTGCGGCCAGGAGCTCGCGCCCGACATGATCGCCGCGGGCGGCGGCGCGATCGTCGTCACCGGGGCGACGGCGTCGCTGCGCGGTGGGGTCGCGTTCGCGGCGTTCGCGCCGGCCAAGGCGGCGCAGCGCGCGCTCGCGCAGTCGATGGCGCGGCTCCTCGGTCCGCAGGGCGTGCACGTCGCCTACGTCATCGTCGACGGCGTGATCGACATGCCGACGACGCGCGCGCTGCTGCCCGACCGTCCGCAGGAGACCTTCCTGTCGCCGGACGCGATCGCCGAGGTCTACTGGCAGCTCGTCCAGCAGGACCGCTCGGCGTGGACCTTCGAGCTCGACCTGCGGCCGTTCTGCGAGAAGTGGTAG
- a CDS encoding TIGR03557 family F420-dependent LLM class oxidoreductase encodes MSTLELGYKLSSEEFDARELVELAVRAEETGFGFALISDHFHPWIDRQGHSPFVWAVLGAIARATSALRVGTAVTCPTMRVHPAIVAQAAATTAALMPGRFFLGVGTGENLNEHVVGRGWPAADQRVEMLEETIEVLRLLWGGKLETHRGKHFTVENARLYSLPETPPEIMVAASKPGAARLAGRLGDALISVAPDRELKRTFEKAGGRGKPAYIEITVCVDDDEARARKTAHEIWSLAALPGTLMTELALPSDYEAAFEPISEDAVAEQVVCGADPEKHVAKIEEARDAGFEHVCVHQVGPDQERFFAFYASEVMPRLGRASGRGGAEARPRKPMRAERGEQPVRRQAAGAAQRAVPRRGR; translated from the coding sequence GTGAGCACTCTGGAGCTGGGCTACAAGCTTTCGTCCGAGGAGTTCGATGCGCGCGAGCTCGTCGAGCTCGCGGTACGCGCCGAGGAGACCGGCTTCGGCTTCGCGTTGATCTCCGACCACTTCCACCCGTGGATCGATCGTCAAGGGCACAGCCCGTTCGTCTGGGCCGTGCTCGGCGCGATCGCGCGCGCGACCAGCGCGCTGCGCGTCGGCACCGCGGTGACGTGTCCGACGATGCGCGTGCATCCGGCGATCGTCGCGCAGGCCGCCGCGACCACCGCGGCGCTGATGCCGGGGCGCTTCTTCCTCGGCGTCGGCACCGGCGAGAACCTGAACGAGCACGTCGTCGGTCGCGGCTGGCCGGCTGCCGATCAGCGCGTCGAGATGCTCGAGGAGACGATCGAGGTCCTGCGTCTCTTGTGGGGCGGCAAGCTCGAGACCCACCGCGGCAAGCACTTCACGGTCGAGAACGCGCGCCTCTACTCGCTGCCCGAAACGCCGCCCGAGATCATGGTCGCGGCGAGCAAGCCCGGCGCGGCGCGGCTCGCGGGACGCCTCGGCGACGCGCTGATCAGCGTCGCGCCCGATCGCGAGCTCAAGCGCACGTTCGAGAAGGCCGGCGGGCGCGGCAAGCCCGCGTACATCGAGATCACCGTCTGCGTCGACGACGACGAGGCGCGGGCGCGCAAGACCGCGCACGAGATCTGGTCGCTCGCCGCATTGCCCGGAACGCTCATGACCGAGCTCGCGCTGCCGTCGGACTACGAGGCCGCGTTCGAGCCGATCAGCGAGGACGCCGTCGCCGAGCAGGTCGTCTGCGGCGCAGATCCGGAGAAGCACGTCGCGAAGATCGAGGAGGCGCGCGACGCGGGCTTCGAGCACGTGTGCGTGCACCAGGTCGGGCCCGACCAGGAGCGCTTCTTCGCGTTCTACGCGTCCGAGGTGATGCCGCGGCTGGGTCGCGCGAGCGGACGCGGCGGCGCCGAGGCACGGCCGCGCAAGCCGATGCGCGCGGAGCGCGGCGAGCAGCCGGTGCGGCGGCAAGCCGCTGGCGCCGCGCAGCGGGCCGTTCCGCGTCGCGGACGCTGA